GCTCGTTTGCAAACCAGACTGTTCTTTGTGGGAATGCGATCTCAATTCCATTCTCTTCCAGGGTCTTTTTGATGATCCAGAGCATTTCGGTCTTGACACTATACCAATCAGTAACAGGTGCCCAAATCCTGACTATAATATTGACCGCATTATCACCCAGGGTATCGACGAACACTGAGGGTGTTGGATTTTTCAAAGCAAAAGGATTTTCTGATATCAGGTTCTCAATTATATCAATTGCCTGGTCAGCATCGTCCTCATATCGGATCCCGACTACATATTCGAACCGCCTGGCCACATTGGCCACGTAATTGGTGATGGTAGTGGTGAACACCTTTTCATTTGGTATTCTGACATACAGCCCATCATAGGTCCTGATGATAGTGGAGATAATACTGATATCTTCCACAGTCCCCGAATTTCCATCTATGTTCACCAGGTTTCCCACTTTTATGGGCCTCTCGATCATGAGGAAAAGTCCAGATATCAGATTACCCACTATACTCTGACTTGCAAAACCTATTACCAGACCGAACACACTCCCGGCCACGAGTATACTGGATTCCTGTACGTTGAGGGTGGGAAGCACAAAGAACAATATAGCAATAATAATGATCGAGTACGATATGACCTTCAGGACGATCTCCAGGTGGTCCTTGCTCATCTTCTCCCTGAACGATCGCCTGAAATAGAATGTTGCCAACTTGCTGACAAAAAATGCTAATATAATAGTTACGACAACTATAACAAATCTGAAGATCGGGCTTTCATAGGCCTGTATGAACGGAGTCATTTCAGTAAGGTTCATAACCCCTCCCCCATCAGGAATTTCGGACCCAGTACCGATACCTTTCTAGCATT
This sequence is a window from Methanosarcinales archaeon. Protein-coding genes within it:
- a CDS encoding mechanosensitive ion channel family protein, producing the protein MNLTEMTPFIQAYESPIFRFVIVVVTIILAFFVSKLATFYFRRSFREKMSKDHLEIVLKVISYSIIIIAILFFVLPTLNVQESSILVAGSVFGLVIGFASQSIVGNLISGLFLMIERPIKVGNLVNIDGNSGTVEDISIISTIIRTYDGLYVRIPNEKVFTTTITNYVANVARRFEYVVGIRYEDDADQAIDIIENLISENPFALKNPTPSVFVDTLGDNAVNIIVRIWAPVTDWYSVKTEMLWIIKKTLEENGIEIAFPQRTVWFANELSKKEIQ